The Carboxydocella sporoproducens DSM 16521 DNA segment AATAAAATATTGGAATTATTAATAAACAGGAAATTAACTGCTGCTGAAGAGCTGGTTCAGCATTTATCACAACAGCGCATACAGGGGCAAATTGTTGTTACCGATAAGGGAACCCTGCTAATTTTGAAACAAAATAAAAATTTCCTGGTGGAATTGATACCGGTAAATTTACTATCAAGCAGCTAATTTCTATGGTGAAGGGGGATATCATGAACAGATTGATTCTATATATAAACGGACCAATACTGGCAATAGGACTTTACACCTGGTTATATGACCGGGAATATTTTGGTTTGATTTTACTGTTAGCTATATTTGCGCTGGGTTATCAGTACTTGTTAATGAAGAATTTGATACCCGGGTTACCTTTCAGTAACCAAAAAAAGTATGAGCTGGTACAATTCAGCGATATTGGCGGTCAGGAACGCGCTATTAAAGAACTACAAGAAGCCCTGGATTTTCTTAACCTTTCTCAAGAAGTACAAAGACTGGGTATCCGACCAATCAAAGGTATTTTGTTAACTGGTCCTCCAGGTACCGGAAAAACATTGTTAGCCAAGGCGGCAGCAACTTATACTGATTCGGTTTTTCTTTCTGTTGCAGGATCTGAGTTCGTTGAAATTTTCGCCGGTAATGGTGCCAAAAAGGTACGTCGCCTATTTAATGATGCCCGTAAACTAGCGAGGAAAGAAAAGAAAAAACATGCGGTTATTTTTATTGATGAAATGGAAGTTGTGGGGGGCAAACGAGGCAGAGTTGCCAATCAGGTTGAGTATGACCAAACATTGAATCAGTTATTAGTAGAAATGGATGGCTGCCAACCGGAGGATAGTGTTCACATTCTGGTTATTGGTGCAACCAACCGCCCTGACCTTTTAGACGATGCTCTATTAAGGCCTGGCCGTTTTGATCGCCATGTGGAAGTAAGCTTACCTGACATTAAAGGGCGGGAAGCAATTTTAAAAATACATTTACGCAACAAGCCTGTCAGCCCTGACCTGGATCTATATGCAATTGCTAAACAAACTTATGGTTTTTCTGGAGCGCAATTGGCCAGTGTAGCTAATGAAGCGGCTATCTATGCTTTGCGTTCCGGAAAAGAACATATTGGGCAGGAGGAGTTCTTAAAAGCGATTGACAAAATTCTTTTAGGTGAACACAGAGACACACTATTAAGTGATGCTGAAAAATTCAGAATCGCAGTCCATGAGATAGGTCATGCTTTTATTTCTGAATTTTATTTCCCCAAAAGCATAGCTCAGATTACGATTGTCCCCAGAGGCAAAGCATTAGGCTTTATCAGACAAATACCAGAAAAGGATGAGCCAATCAAAACTGAAAGTGAAATTAGAAAGAAAATCAGGGTGTTATTAGCCGGGGGGTTGGCGGAAGAAACTATTCTCGGTGAAAAGAGTACGGGCAGCAAAGGGGACTATCAACAGGCTCTATTGTACATCAAGGAACTCATTTACTGTGGAATGAGTGGCTTAAAGCTGGTCGATCCTGAAAGGATTCCGGAAGAAATTATAACTGAAAAGATTAATGATATTGCGGAAATGGAATCACAAATAGTTTTGGAGATTTTTAGTAATTATCAAAATGATTTAGTTCAATTAAGCAATATTCTTTTAGAAAAAGAAACTCTAACGGGCGATGAATTTTACAACCTGCTGCCTTCTTTCGGCAAGTAACGCTGAAAGAAGGCTTTTCCATATCTGCGGATTATGATAAAATTATTACATATCAGGCTGGAGGGTAAAAGATGTCGCGTTCTGTAGAGGTTATCAATAAAAAAGTTGCACAAATTTTAAATCAATATAGCATGAGATTAGCGGTTGCTGAATCCTGTACAGGTGGATTATTAGCTGCCAAGATTACCGATCTTCCCGGCAGTTCTGAATATTTCTCGGGCGGTATAGTGGCTTATGCCAATGATGTTAAAGTAAATTTATTAGGCGTTAAAACAGAAACTATCGAAAAGTATGGTGCTGTCAGTTCCCCTTGTGCCCGGGAAATGGCAAAGGGAGTAAAGGAACGACTTGGAGCTGATTGCGGAATTGCTATAACAGGCATAGCAGGACCGGGTGGAGCTACCCCTGATAAACCAGTGGGACTAGTTTATTTTGGTATTGCAATTGCAGAGTTCACCTATGTGGAAAAGCAGTTCTTTAAAGGCGACCGGGCAGAAATACGTAAAAAAGCAGCTGCTCACGGTTTGAAATTGCTTTACCAGATCATAACAAATAGATACCTTAATGAAAGGAGTTAGTAAATGTCACAGGAAAAATACTTTTTTGGAAATTTACAATTAAGCAAAAACGTATATCGCGCTATCAAAGAAATGGGGTTCGAAGAGCCTTCGCCAATTCAGGCCCAGGCAATTCCCCCCTTATTAGCCAATAAAGATGTTATTGGTCAAGCTCAGACTGGAACAGGGAAAACTGCTGCCTTCGGTATTCCGATTGTGGAGAAAATCAATCCTCGCTATAAAGGAGTACAGGCATTGGTTTTAACTCCTACCCGGGAATTGGCCATCCAGGTTGCTGAAGAAATTAGTAAGATTGGCAAGTTTAAAGAAGTAAAAACTTTGCCGATTTATGGTGGACAACCTATTGAGAGACAAATTCATGCCTTGAAAAAAGGGGTACAGATTGTCATTGGAACTCCTGGCAGGATATTAGACCATTTAAATCGTAAGACTCTAATTCTTAACAATGTCAAGATGGTGGTTCTGGATGAAGCTGATGAAATGCTGGATATGGGTTTTATTGATGATATCCAGACCATTTTTGAATTTTTGCCCGAAACAAGACAAACATTATTGTTTTCAGCAACTATGCCCGTACCGATATTGAGTTTGGCTAAAAAATACCTTAATGAACCAGAATGGATTACTGTTAGCAAAGATGAACTCACAGTACCATTAATTGAACAAATCTACTATGAGGTAAGAGAAAACGAACGCCTTGCAGCTTTATGCCGGATCTTAGATGCCTCTCAAATTACACAGGCTATTATTTTTTGTCGGACTAAAAAAGGAGTAGATGACTTAGTAGGTAGTTTACAAGCCCGAGGCTATGCGGTAGACGGATTGCATGGTGATTTAACTCAGAGCCAAAGGGATAAGGTTATGAACTCTTTTCGTCTAGGAAAACTGGAGTTTTTGGTAGCTACTGATGTGGCTGCCCGCGGGATCGATGTGGACAATGTCAGTCATGTTATCAATTATGAAGTACCACAAGATCCTGAATCCTATGTGCATAGAATTGGTCGTACCGGTCGGGCTGGCAGGCAAGGCACTGCTATAACCCTGGTAGTTCCCCGCGAATATAAACAGCTAAGACTGATTGAAAAACTTGCCAATACTTCGATTCGCAAGGAAAAGCTGCCTACTCTGGCTGACATAGCTGAAAGAAGAAAAGAAAATGTAATTGCTCGAATTGAACAAATTGTGTCCAATTTGAAACTCGAAGATTACTATCCGATCATTGAAGAGCTAACAACCAGATATGAGCTAAGGGATATTGCGGCTGCTCTATTATTTGGGTGGATTGAGCCTGCAGAAACTGTAATCAATGAAATCGAGGACAATGATGACGATTCCTTGTTCCAGAACACCGGAGCGGGTCCAGGCATGGTTCGATTCTTTATCAATGTTGGTAAAGAAGATGAAATTACTGTTAAGGATTTAATTTCTTTTATTGTTGAAGAAGCTGGCATTGAAGAAAAACAAATTGGTAACATTCGTTTGCTGGGCCGCTTTAGTTTTGTCGAAATACAGCAGGATATTGCTGAAAAAGTCTATTACTGTTTGCAAAAAACTTATTTAAGAGGACGCCGAATCAATGTCGAACCTGCTCGGAATCGCCAGAAATAAAAAGCTTGACCAGGGA contains these protein-coding regions:
- a CDS encoding DEAD/DEAH box helicase — protein: MSQEKYFFGNLQLSKNVYRAIKEMGFEEPSPIQAQAIPPLLANKDVIGQAQTGTGKTAAFGIPIVEKINPRYKGVQALVLTPTRELAIQVAEEISKIGKFKEVKTLPIYGGQPIERQIHALKKGVQIVIGTPGRILDHLNRKTLILNNVKMVVLDEADEMLDMGFIDDIQTIFEFLPETRQTLLFSATMPVPILSLAKKYLNEPEWITVSKDELTVPLIEQIYYEVRENERLAALCRILDASQITQAIIFCRTKKGVDDLVGSLQARGYAVDGLHGDLTQSQRDKVMNSFRLGKLEFLVATDVAARGIDVDNVSHVINYEVPQDPESYVHRIGRTGRAGRQGTAITLVVPREYKQLRLIEKLANTSIRKEKLPTLADIAERRKENVIARIEQIVSNLKLEDYYPIIEELTTRYELRDIAAALLFGWIEPAETVINEIEDNDDDSLFQNTGAGPGMVRFFINVGKEDEITVKDLISFIVEEAGIEEKQIGNIRLLGRFSFVEIQQDIAEKVYYCLQKTYLRGRRINVEPARNRQK
- a CDS encoding AAA family ATPase — its product is MNRLILYINGPILAIGLYTWLYDREYFGLILLLAIFALGYQYLLMKNLIPGLPFSNQKKYELVQFSDIGGQERAIKELQEALDFLNLSQEVQRLGIRPIKGILLTGPPGTGKTLLAKAAATYTDSVFLSVAGSEFVEIFAGNGAKKVRRLFNDARKLARKEKKKHAVIFIDEMEVVGGKRGRVANQVEYDQTLNQLLVEMDGCQPEDSVHILVIGATNRPDLLDDALLRPGRFDRHVEVSLPDIKGREAILKIHLRNKPVSPDLDLYAIAKQTYGFSGAQLASVANEAAIYALRSGKEHIGQEEFLKAIDKILLGEHRDTLLSDAEKFRIAVHEIGHAFISEFYFPKSIAQITIVPRGKALGFIRQIPEKDEPIKTESEIRKKIRVLLAGGLAEETILGEKSTGSKGDYQQALLYIKELIYCGMSGLKLVDPERIPEEIITEKINDIAEMESQIVLEIFSNYQNDLVQLSNILLEKETLTGDEFYNLLPSFGK
- a CDS encoding CinA family protein; amino-acid sequence: MSRSVEVINKKVAQILNQYSMRLAVAESCTGGLLAAKITDLPGSSEYFSGGIVAYANDVKVNLLGVKTETIEKYGAVSSPCAREMAKGVKERLGADCGIAITGIAGPGGATPDKPVGLVYFGIAIAEFTYVEKQFFKGDRAEIRKKAAAHGLKLLYQIITNRYLNERS